In uncultured Desulfuromonas sp., the genomic stretch ACATGCCCACACTCGCCACCATTCGCAACAGTGATGTGGAGACCTATGGATATGCTTTGTTTGGCGAGGAAACCCTGACGCTCGGCAAGCGCCTTCATCTGACTGCGGGGCTCCGAATCGGCTTTGAAGACCTGGAAGCTGAAATGCACTATACCGAGTCCAGCAGCACAACATTCAAAAAATCCTTTGACGAGACCGTCGTTCTGCCAAAGTTCTCTATCGCGTACGATCTGACCCCGGATTTTCTGACCTATCTCACCGTGGCAAGAGGTTACAACAGCGGTGGTTTTAACACCGCCTACGCAACTTCCGCCGACAATTTTGCCTACGATGCAGAATACACATGGAACTATGAGGCGGGGATCAAATCAGCCTGGTTTAATCGTCGGCTGACGGCCAACCTGGCGCTGTTTTACATTGCCATCGATGACAAGCAAGTTGCGCAATACGATAGCGCATCGGATTCCACACATATTCTCAACGCTGCTGAAGCCAATTCTCTCGGGTTTGAATTTGAACTGCGTTTGAAACCGGCTGCCGGTTTTGATCTGTTTGCCGGCGTTGGTTACACCAGGGTTGTTTTTGATCAATGGCAAAACAATGGTGAGGATTATGCGGACAAGGAGTTTCCCAATGCTCCGGAAGTGACCGCAATGCTCGGCGTGCAATACCGAAGCAATTCAGGACTTTTTGGCCGAATCTCTCTGAACAGGAGCAGCGGCTACTACAGTGATGCAGCAAACACCCAGAAGCTGGACGGGCGAACGCTCGTCAATTTGCGTGTCGGATATGAAACCGAGAGTTATGACATCAAGCTCTGGTGCAAAAATCTGTTTAACGAGGAATACCAGACCATGGGGTTTGCCAGACGGTTCGATCAAGTTGTCGATGGTGCCCCGAGAATGTTCGGCATCACGTTAACGCGCTATCTCTAACAGGATGTTGAAAACGCCCTGTTCATGGTTTGTTTTTTAACTGCAAAAGTAGAAGGAGTTACCCCATGAAGACTTTATCCTTGATGTTGCTGATGTTTGTTTTGACGTGTTCACAAAGCTGGGCGCATTCGTTTTGGATCAATACGTTTTTCTCTCAGGGTCATCAATCCCCACATGTCATGGCCTCTTTGGGCTGGGGACACAGCTTGCCCATGGATGACATTCTGACCTCCACCAACGGGCGAGTGGCGGTGGATTCTTTTGCACTGATCGACCCAACCGGCGCTCTCGTGCCATTGCGTCATCCGGATTTTTTTGTCAGTTCTCCTGAACAGTCCACACCGAATGTGGATGTGTATGCGGCCGACCTGGCCGTGCATAAAATTGCGTTGAAAAAGGAAAGTACCCAGGGTGTTTACCAATTCAGCGCGGTAACAAAGCCCTCGTACTATGTGCAATATATCGATAGCAAAGGGCGCAAACGGCTGAAAATGAAACCATTGGACGAGGTGAAGGATGTTGCCCAAACATTGATGGCCGTAAAATATCAGGCCTATGCAAAATCGATGGTCACCCATGGCGATTGGAACACTCCGGAGCCTCTTGGCCATAGCTTGGAGATTGTGCCTCGTAGCGATCTCAGTCATGTCAAAGTCGGAGATCTGATTGAGGTTGAAGTCCTATTTTATGGTAAGCCACTGAACTCTTCGCCGAAAAGCAAGGAATTCATGACAGCACAAAGCACTGGTTTTGGTCAGCAGGATGGCTTTGCCCTTTATTCAAAACTGAAAAAAGGCAGAGCCCAATTTCGTGTGCAAAGCCCGGGGCAATGGCTTATTAACGTTGGGCATAAGGACGATGTTACCGAGGACGGTCCGCTTCGTGAGCTTTTTGGCAAAGCACACCAGCTGTACCAGTCGGCAAGTCTGACCTTTACTGTTTCTGGATCATGAAACTGCTGATGGTTTATTTCTCCCCAACAGGGAACACCCGTCACGTGACACACGCGGTCGCGGACAGGTGCGCTCAGTTGGGGAGTAACATCACCCTCTGGGACATTACGTCGCCAGCGCAACGCCGAGAAAACGTTGACCCCGCAGCTTTCGACGCTTTTGTCTTCGGATTTCCGGTTCACTCCTTGCGAGCTCCTCGACTGGTTCGGCAATGGTTGCGCACGTGGCAGGGTGACAAAAAACGCTGTGCCATGTTTTTCACCTATGGCGGTTTCTCCGTGCATCCGGCGCATTATTCGACCGGGCGGATTCTTGAACAGCAGGGATTCAGCGTCGTTGCCTCGGCCCAGTTTCCCAGCGCCCACACGTACAATCTTGGCGGATGGGAGGCTTTGGCACATCGACCGGACAGCGAGGATCTGCAGGCGGCACGCCGCTATGCCGATGCCGTGTATCCACGCTTACTGGGAACCGATACCGCACTGCCGTCTGCTTTTGAGCAAGGGGACTACACGACAAAGCAATTAGATCACTTTGAAGACTTTCGCTACCGAATTGTCACCCAGCTGCCGACACGCTCAGGTGGAGAATGCTGCCTGTGTCGGCAGTGCGAAAAGGTTTGTCCCGCCGGGGTTTTTGCCGCTGAACCCGGCGAGGTGATTGGATCAGGATGTCTTGCTTGCCTGGCCTGTGTAGCGGTTTGTCCGGATCAAGTGCTGCATATCAATGATACGCGTGCCACCTGGCAAAAAAAGCTGCGCATGGGACAAACCAGTGCCTCAGCACTTAACCGACAAAAGGCTGTTTTTTATCTATAGAAGGACAAAATGGATGCTGCCTACCGTTTTTATGTTGGCGAGTTCGTTTGTTACACCCTTTGTGACGGGGAGCATACCTACGGACAACCCGCTGATCTCTTGTTTCCGCAAGCACCAGCCTCTCAACTGAAAAGAGAACTTTACGCTCAAGGGATCACGGACGCGAGAAGTTGGGAATCCTGGACCAGCACCTACAGTTGCTTACTGGTGCAAGCAGACGATCATAACGTGTTGATTGATAGTGGAGCGGGTGATTTTCTGCCGACGGCAGGCCGTTTGATTGCAAATTTGCATACCATTGGAATTGAACCGGAACAGATTGACGATGTGCTGCTTTCCCATGCTCATCCCGATCATATTGGTGCGGCCCAGTGCTTTACAAGAGCACGTATTATTCTAAACCGCGAAGAGTGGCGATTTTGGACCGGCAATCCGCAACTTCCACGTCTGCCGATTGAATTCAGAGAACAGTTATTAACCATGATCGTTCCAAAACTGCACTCCTTGCAGGACCGGGTTGAATTGATCTCCCCGTGCCAACAGATTCTTCCCGGAATAGAGGCTTTGGATGCGGCCGGGCACACCCCCGGCCATATGGCGTTTTCCATTAAATCGCAAGGCGAGGAGCTGCTCTATATCGGCGACGCCATCTTGCATTTGATTCACATCAACCAGCCACGCTGGAGTGCACGTGTCGATGTTGTTCCGCAACAAGCGGTAAAAACACGGCAAAAACTTCTCCAGTATGCCGCTGCAGCTCCGGCAACAATTTTCGGTTTTCATTTCCCTTTCCCCGGAATACGGCAGATCCCGCGCAATGATGGACGGTTACAACAGAGCTAACCGCATCCGGCTAGCTGTTGAAAATGCGATCTCCTTCTTGCTCACACAATCCTGCAGTACCTGTTCAAACAGCGTATGGATCAAAGCACTTATACTGTGAAAATGGAAAAACAGCGATCCCCTTGCCACTCCTGACTGGCCGGCAATCTGTGCGGTGGAAACAGGATCCAGACCGTGTTGTGAAAAAAGCTGCAGGGCGGTCGCCAGTAACCGTTGTCGTTTATGTTCCTTCCCGGTGCGTGTCATCGCAGTGTCGATTCAGAAAAAGGCCATCATGCGCTGGTAGGTAGCCCGCTGCCGGTGCAAGCTGAGGGAAAACAGCTTTTGCATGAAGCGGTTTGCCAGCCTGGGCTGATCGTACAACAACTGGTCGAAGGCGCTGGGTTCCATAAACAGGGCTTCAATGTCGGAAACACACTGGGCGGTGTAGAGGCTCGGTTCGCGAAGAAACAGGGACTCTTCACCGAAAACCGACAGAGGACCAATCACCGCGTGCACAATGGGCATGCGGTAATCTGGTCGGCGCGAGGAGAGTTTGACGTAACCCGAGCTAAGCAGAAACATGCGTCTCTCCACCGTGTCACCCTCCTGCCACAGGATCTCTTCAGCAGCAAAGGTCGTTTTTTTAAAGTGACGGGCCAGCAGGTGACTTTCGCTGGTGGAGAAATGTTTTTCAAACATCGCGGCAATCTGTGGCGAAGGCCAGATGGGACGCCCCCGGCTGCCGTTGGCAGCATCGGGGAGGTCGTGATCGGAAAACCGTGACATGAGCAGCTCCTGTTATTCGGCGAGGATACGTCCTGAGGTTGAAGCGACCATCTCCAAGGCCAACAGATAGTTGATGCGGCTCTGGGCGACGCTTGCCGATGCTTTAACCAGGTCGGTCTGCGACTCATTAAGCCGGGTAAGGGTGGCGACCCCGGCTCGGTACGCCTGTTCTGTGTGGCTGCGAATCTTATAGGTCAACTCAAAGGTCTGTTGCTGTTTTCTGAAAATAGCCAGGGCCGCTTGAGCTTGATCAAGCGATTGGCGCAGCTGTGACTGAATTTCCAGTTCCATCTGACGGCGTTGGGCCTTAAGCTGGCTGATTTGGGCGTCGATTTCACGGCGTTGGCCGGTGCGCTGTCCCCCCTCGAACAGGTCCCAGTTCAGGTTGAGCCCCGCATAGGTATCGTGCTCAGTCTGATCCGTGCTGGCTTGATCTTCTGCTTTGTTCCACGATGAGCCGCCGACCAGATGCACACTGGGGTAAAAAGTGGCCTTGACAGTGCGATCCTGTTGCTGCAGGGCCTGCAACTGACGATCAATGGCCTGCAGATCAGAGCGGTATTCATAGGCATAGGCGTTTTCCGTGGCAAAATCATAGGGCATCTCGGCCAGCACATCACGTTCGGCGCGTTGTGGCAGCCGGGTGTCGCCCTGATTGAGCCCCATCAGTTCGGCAAGGGCGGCACAAGCCACTTTAAAGCGTTCGTCGGCGCTGAGGAAATCAGACTCGGCCTGGAGCGCTCGCACCGAAAAGTTGAGCATCTCCGCCTCGGGGATGGCTCCGGCCAGCCAGCGTTTTTTCGATTCATCTTCAAGGATGCGGTTGAACTTGCGGTTTTCCTGAGCAACCACCATCTCCTCCAGAGCCATTTGTGCCTGATAATAGGCGCGTGACACTGCTTTGAGCAGCAGGCGGGTGGTTTCAATTTGCAACTGTTGTTGCTGCTCGATCCGGTAGCGTGACTGGAGAATAGTGGCCTCGCGGGCAAAGCCGTCAAACACCAGCCAGCTCAGTTCGACAGCGGCACTGTGTTGGACGAAACTGTCGTGGGCGCGTACCTCCGGCTGCCAGTCGAGTTGCTGAACACCATCGTGATAAAATGAACTTCCCCGTGCGGTCAGGCGCGGCGACCAGGCCGAGGTTGCCTGCTTGAGGACGGCAACGGCGGCCTCGATACGGGCGGTTGCTTGTTCCTGCGACGGGCTGTTTTGCCGGGCGATGGCATGGGCCTGTTTCAGAGTCAGATCCCCTTGGGGGATGGCCCAGCTCGCCGTCTCCGGCGTTGTTGGCTGAGCCGCAGCCGGAAGGGTCAATGCCAGCAAAACAAAGCTGACAATGAGGAGTGAAATAGAGCCTTTTGCCAAAAGCCAGGGACGGCTTGTTGCACGAGCCTCGATAAAAGATTTATGCCTGATCATGGGACACCTCGGGGGTAATTTTATAAACCAGCGTGTAAACCACCGGTACAATGACCAGTGTTAAAAAGGTCGCTATCAGCAGGCCACCCATGATGGTGGCGGCCATGGACGCATAGAAGGGATTGGTGATCAGCGGCGCCATGCCGAGAATGGTGGTGCCGGAGGCCATCAGTACCGGCCGCAGACGATTCACGGTTGAATCGACCACCGCTTCATAGGCAGGCATGCCCGCTTTCAATTCAAGCTCAATCTGGTCGATGAGCACAATGGCGTTTTTGATCAGCATGCCCGACAGGCCGAGAAAACCGAGGATCGACATGAAACCAAACGGCAGTCCGGTTACCATCAGTCCCAAGACCACGCCGATCAGCGACAGCGGTACCGTCAGCAGAATGATCAGCGGTCGCCGGAACGAGTCAAACAGCCAGACGACGATGAGGAACATGCCGAGAAAGCACAGTGGGAACACCTGACGTAACGGTCCCTGCGCTTCTTCGGAATCTTCAAATTCACCACCCCACTCCATGGTGTACCCGGGCGGCAGTGTGATGTTGCTGATCTGTGGCAGGATGCTCAGACGCAGTGCATCCGGCGTCACACCGACGGCGTTACACTGCACGGTGATGGTTCGTTCGCGGTCGCGGCGTTGGATGAGCGGATCTTCCCACTCCGGTTCGATGGCGGTTACCACCTGACGCAGCGGAATGGTGCGTTGATGAAGATCACTCCACACCTGGATATTCTCCATATCTTCGACACTGGCGCGATCCTGAGCCGGGGCGCGAAAAATGATCGGCAGCAGCTCATCGTCTTCACGGTAGATGCCCACCACTTTGCCATTGAAGTTGCCCTGTATCGCCTCCATCAGGTTGTTACGACTGATACCGGCAAAACGTCCCTGTGTTTCGGAATAATGGGGCCGGATAATGGGTACCTGCTGGCGCCAGTCGGTGCGGATATCACGCGCCTGATGACTGTCACGGTAAATCTGCTGCGCCTGTTCGGCGAGGTTCTTCAGGACGGTGGTATCGGGACCGCGAAAACGCACCTCCACCTTAAACGGAATGCCGGGGCCATCCATAATTCGGCTGGCATAGGGTTCCGCCTGGGGGAATTCGCGGTGCATGTAGCTTTCCACCGTGCTCATCAATTCCGGGATTTTCCGGTAATTATCGACTTCCACCACAATTTGGCCATAGCTGGTGTTGGCATCTTCATAATCGTAGGAGAGGATGAAGCGCAGTCCCCCTTCGCCGACAAAGCTGGTGGTGTTTTTAACGCCGTCAAGGGTGGTGAGGTAGCGCTCCATGGTGCGCAGATCCTCAGAAGTTTCATCGATGTGAGTGCCTTGAGGGTTCCAGAAGTTGACGTAGAAATAGCGCTGCGACGAATTGGGGAAGAACGCTTTGTCAAGAAATTGGAACGACCAGATGGCGGCGACCAGCAACGCGACCGTGCCCAACACCACCAGCCAGCGGTGGGCCATGCACAGGTTCAGCGAACGGCGGAAAATTTGATACATGGGCCGATCATGCAGACCCACTTCCTGGTTTTTGGCCGGCTTGAGAAACCACACACAAAGCAGCGGGGTGACACTGATTGCCAGCACCCAGCTCAGCAACAGCGACAACGCCATGACATCAAACAGACTGCGGCAGAATTCACCGACGTTACCGGGAGAAAATCCAATGGCGGTAAAGGCGAGAATGGCGACAAAGGTGGCGCCGAGCAGCGGCCATTTGGTCGCTTGCACCGCATCCTCAGCGGCCTTTTCCACCCCCTTGCCCTGCTCCATTCCCATCTGGGTGCTGTCACAAATGACGATGGCATTGTCCACTAACATGCCGAGGGCCAGGATCAAAGCACCGAGTGAGATTTTTTGCAGCGTGATGTCCATCACGTACATGCCGGTCAGGGTGCCGAGGATAGTCAGCAGCAGAACCGATCCGATCAACAAGCCGCTGCGCCACCCCATGAACAGCATCAACAGCACAATAACGATGACCACGGCTTCAACCAGATTGGCGATAAACAGGTCGATGGCTTCGGTGACGATATTGCTCTGGTAATAGATGGTATGCAGGGTGATGCCGTCCGGGATGCTGTCCTTGAGCTGGGCCAGTTTCGCATCGACGGATTCGCCCATGGTGATAACGTTGCCGCCATCAAGGGTCGAAATGCCCAGGCCGATAGCCGGTTGACCATCGAAGCGCATCAGGTTGTGGGGCGGTTCAATGTAGCCACGGTAGATGCGGGCGACATCACTGAGCCGGACCGTGCCGTTGGCGCTGCCGAGCAACAGTTCGGAGATGATCTGAACATTATCAATACCGCCGGTGGGGACAATGCGGATGTATTTTTTACCGACCTTAACCTTGCCGCTCTCCTGCACCAGATTTTTTGATTGCAGGGTCTGGTAAATTTGCGTCGGGGTGATACCGAGCCGGGCCAACTGCGAAGGATTGTATTCAACGTAAATGACTTCCTGGCGGGTGCCCCACAGGGCAATTTTGGCCACATCGTCGCACAGCAGCAGCTCGTTTTTCAGATACTCAGCAGTATCTTTGAGCTCGGCGTAACTTTTGTTTTCGCCGGTCAAAGCGAACAACACGCCGTAGACATCGCCAAAATCGTCATTGACAACCGGCGCGGCGCATCCCGGCGGCAGTTGGTTGCGGACATCGCCGACCTTGCGGCGCAACTCGTCCCAGATCTGCGGCAACTGATGTGAATGGAAGGTATCCTTCATGTCGACATAGACCAGCGACAGTCCGGCCTTGGAGGTGGAATAAATCTCCTTGACCTGGCCCATGGACTGAATGGCCTCTTCAATGACGTCGGTGACCTCCTCCTCCACTTCCAGCGGGCTGGCTCCGGGATAGGCGGTGACGACCAGAGCCGTCTTGATGGTAAAGGTCGGGTTTTCCAATCGACCGAGTTTCTGAAAGGCGAGGATTCCCGAACCGATGACCATAATGGTCATGACGATCATCATGGTTCGTTTTCTCAGAGCGATTAACGGCGACGACATGGGCTACATCCTTTCCAGTTGTTGAGCCATCGCTCTGACATGCATTCCCTCGGTCAGCTTGTCGCTGCCCGCCATGACGATCCACTCGTTTTCATCCAGCCCGGATAACAGTTGAACTTGATTCTTGCCGGTCAGTGAGCCGAGTTCCACAGCGCGTTTCAGCACCTGACTGGTGGCATCGTCATAGACCCAGACATACGTGTCGTGGCCTGTGGTGGAGAACACTGCATCGGTCGGAATAATCAGTTGCGTTTTGTACCCTTCAGGAGGGGAGGTCCAGTAAACGTCCGCCGTCATGCCCGGCAGGATCTGGCAACCCGCCGGGGGCGTGAAGCGAAAGGTCAGGGTGTAGGTACGGGTGACTTCGTCGGCCCGTGCCGTCCACTCTTTGAGGTAGATGGTAAAGCGCTGGTCCGGTGCCGAGGTGAACCGCACTTCCGCCGGAAGATTTTTGGCCAGCGGATATTTGACGATTTCGTTTTCCGGCAGATGAATTTCCACTTCAAGAGTGGCAATGTCCTGAATAGCGATCACCACTTGACCGGGTTCGATCATCTCGTAATTTTCAACCTTCTGCTCAATCACCATGCCGTCATAGGGCGCTTTGAGGGTGGTGTCCTCCAGCTGGTGGCAGGCGATCTGCAGTTCGGCCTTGAGGCTCTGTTCCATCGCGACCGCCCGGTCATAGGCACTTTTGGCGCGGTCGTAATCGGCCTTGGCGTTGACCTGCTGTTGAAACAGGGTGACGGCACGGTCGTAATCCTGCTTGCTGTGTTCCAAATCGGAGCGGGCTGCGGCCAGCTGGGCGTTGAGCACGGCAATGCGGTCTTTGAAATCACGCGGATCGACCTGCATCAGCCGTTGCCCTTTGCGGATCGTTTCGCCCGGCTCGACATCAATGGCCACCAGTGGGCCGCCGACACGGAAGGCCAGTTGAGTTTGCTGGCTGGCCTTGATAATGCCGGGATAGCGACGCTCGGCAGTCTTTTGCAAAGGTTCCACTTGCTGGATCAGGATCTGTTGCGTGGCGCTCTTCGCGTTAGCATGCCCGGCAGGGAAATCGGCCTGCGCAGCCAGACACAGGCTGGCGGTTGCGGCGATGAGACAAATGAAAATCAGTTGCAGGATCGGGTGCTTTATGGACAGGGCTTTCATGGGGGACTCCTCAATTACACAAGGGGAAGATCAAAGAACTTTTGTTTCTGACTGATCAGGATATTTTCTAGATAAGTAATGTATTCCTGGTTGTACCCAGGTTGCTTCAGTTCACTGAGTACAGCGGTCTGGTAGTCGGCCAAAACAATCAAAGGTGATTGGATTGTCAGGGTGTGAGCATACGCCTGTTCGTACGACAGGTTTGGATCGATATGTTGAAACAGTTCCACGGTAAATTGGTTCTCCGGTGTGATGACGCGGTGGCTGAACATGTCCCTTAGGATTCCAGGCTGTTGCATCACCTGGTAAATCACTTGGCGGTGCCACTCGGGTGCCTGCTCTGAAAAGATCAGTTGGCTCATCCGCTCAACAACGCGGCGGATAGCAATGGCCTGATCGGTGCGGTTGGTCAGGTCAAGGGTGGCCAGTTCTTTTTCCAGCGGAACAGCTTCCCAGCGTTGAATGACCTCGTTAATCACTTCGGCGAATAGGCCCTCCTTATTACCGAAATGGTAGTGGATGGTGCCGATATTTTCTTTGGCCAGGGAGGCAATCGTCCGCACGGGAACATTGGACAGGCCGAGCTCGGCAATCAGCTGACCGGCGGCTTCAATCAAGGCGTTTTTTGTGATTTCACTGCTGCTATAGGTTGCCATCAGGGTCTCCGCATGCGTTTGAGGAAGTGTTCTGCACGGATCGAATTTAAACAAGTGACCATATTTAGTCAAATGTTTAAATTTGGTCGTCGGGCTCCGCTTGGACCTCTCGCAGCATGCCCCCTGTAATCTTTGCCAGTTAGGCCCGTCTGAGTTTTAAGAAAATATAGCTGGAAATCGCGCCAAGAATGAGACTCCCACCAGCCAGCGTCGCCGCCGGGGGAATTTCGTTGAATAACAGGAAGGCCCACGACGTAGAAAACACGGACATGCTCATGCTGATCATGGCGGCTTCCGCAGCAAGGATGTAACGGGTGGAAACGCCGGTCAAAACCCGGCCAAAGGGAGCGGAGAGCAACCCCATGGCGGCCATGATCAGCCAGGTTCCCGGAGTCAGGCTGGCGACATCGGCAAAGGGCAGGAGGACTGCGGCCAGCCAGACTCCGGCAATGCCCACCACGGCGATGCGGCTCATTTTTGTGTAGTGGCGTTGATAGGTCCCGTTCAGAGCCAGGAAGATCACACACAGCAGTGCCAACGAATCTCCAAACAGGTTGACCGATTCGAGGGAACCTGAAATCACCACGGCAATGCCGCCAACCACCATGATGATGGCCAGCCACAGGGATTTGTCCGCCGTCTCCTTGAGAAATAACCAACTAAAAATCGCCGTCAGAACCGGACGACTGGCCATGATGATCACGGTATTAGCCACGGCTGTAAATTTGATGCTGAGGATAAAGCAGCATGCACTGTCGAACATCAGCAAGCCAGAGATGACAACGGGCCAGCCATCCTCTTTCAATGTGCCGACCACCCCACGTTGATCGCTGATCTGAAGCATGACAGACATGGAAATGACGGTGAACAGACCAAATAAAAAGACCGTATTCACCCCATCAGTGCCTGATAAACGAACAAAAACGGAATCAAAACTGATTAAAAGAGTTCCCACCAGAGCCGAGAGAATCCCTTTGGTGCGTGCCTCTGCGGCAGCGATTTTTGGGAGGGCGATGGTTGTCATAACATTCTCCTTGTGTAAAATGAGACTGACTAGTATGTTTTTTCACAGTAGGAGAGAAGGTCGACCACGTCAATAAAAATCATACCAGCAAGTATGATATTAAATGGAAAAATTAAGGACGCGTGCATGAAGAAAATCGAACAGAACAAAATACAAAAGCGGGACAGGATTTTAAAGGCCGCTCAGGAGACGTTTCAGGCCAGTGGTTTTATTGGTGCCAGCATGGATCGCATTGCAGAAAAAGCCGGTGTGACCAAGCAGACGGTCTACCGCTATTTCACCACCAAAGAGGAATTATTTAAAGCGACTCTGGAGGCCCAGCGTCGGCTCGCCAAAGAAAGCTTTCTCGATGCGTTGCAGTTGTCTGACACCCGTCAGGCTTTAACCACCTTTGCCGCCGGGTTTATCAAACGGCATCTGTCCAGAGAACACCTGGCCAATGTTCGTCTGCTGGTGGCGGAAGGGCCGAGTGTGCCGGAGATGACCCGGGCGTTTTACGCCTTCGGTTCAGAGAAGACCCAGGACAGCCTTGTCCGGTTTATCGAGGATCGTTTTGACCGCAAAGATGCCGTCGATGAAATTCAGGCGTTTGTCAGTATGTTGATTTCTCTGCGTATGCCGGTGCTCACCGGGCTGCGTGAACCACTCAGCGAGGAAGAGATCACCAGGCACGCGGATAAGACCGTGCGGATGTTTTTGAAGTTGCTGGATGCCACGATTTAACCGCAGGCCGGGAAGAGGCGTTTATGAATGAGCACTTGCACGGTCTGCTACCGAGGGGGGGGGTGGTGACCACGGTGGAATGTGCCGAGCTCAAGTACCGGTTGGCCCAACAGACGTTTG encodes the following:
- a CDS encoding efflux RND transporter permease subunit, producing MSSPLIALRKRTMMIVMTIMVIGSGILAFQKLGRLENPTFTIKTALVVTAYPGASPLEVEEEVTDVIEEAIQSMGQVKEIYSTSKAGLSLVYVDMKDTFHSHQLPQIWDELRRKVGDVRNQLPPGCAAPVVNDDFGDVYGVLFALTGENKSYAELKDTAEYLKNELLLCDDVAKIALWGTRQEVIYVEYNPSQLARLGITPTQIYQTLQSKNLVQESGKVKVGKKYIRIVPTGGIDNVQIISELLLGSANGTVRLSDVARIYRGYIEPPHNLMRFDGQPAIGLGISTLDGGNVITMGESVDAKLAQLKDSIPDGITLHTIYYQSNIVTEAIDLFIANLVEAVVIVIVLLMLFMGWRSGLLIGSVLLLTILGTLTGMYVMDITLQKISLGALILALGMLVDNAIVICDSTQMGMEQGKGVEKAAEDAVQATKWPLLGATFVAILAFTAIGFSPGNVGEFCRSLFDVMALSLLLSWVLAISVTPLLCVWFLKPAKNQEVGLHDRPMYQIFRRSLNLCMAHRWLVVLGTVALLVAAIWSFQFLDKAFFPNSSQRYFYVNFWNPQGTHIDETSEDLRTMERYLTTLDGVKNTTSFVGEGGLRFILSYDYEDANTSYGQIVVEVDNYRKIPELMSTVESYMHREFPQAEPYASRIMDGPGIPFKVEVRFRGPDTTVLKNLAEQAQQIYRDSHQARDIRTDWRQQVPIIRPHYSETQGRFAGISRNNLMEAIQGNFNGKVVGIYREDDELLPIIFRAPAQDRASVEDMENIQVWSDLHQRTIPLRQVVTAIEPEWEDPLIQRRDRERTITVQCNAVGVTPDALRLSILPQISNITLPPGYTMEWGGEFEDSEEAQGPLRQVFPLCFLGMFLIVVWLFDSFRRPLIILLTVPLSLIGVVLGLMVTGLPFGFMSILGFLGLSGMLIKNAIVLIDQIELELKAGMPAYEAVVDSTVNRLRPVLMASGTTILGMAPLITNPFYASMAATIMGGLLIATFLTLVIVPVVYTLVYKITPEVSHDQA
- a CDS encoding DUF4198 domain-containing protein, coding for MFVLTCSQSWAHSFWINTFFSQGHQSPHVMASLGWGHSLPMDDILTSTNGRVAVDSFALIDPTGALVPLRHPDFFVSSPEQSTPNVDVYAADLAVHKIALKKESTQGVYQFSAVTKPSYYVQYIDSKGRKRLKMKPLDEVKDVAQTLMAVKYQAYAKSMVTHGDWNTPEPLGHSLEIVPRSDLSHVKVGDLIEVEVLFYGKPLNSSPKSKEFMTAQSTGFGQQDGFALYSKLKKGRAQFRVQSPGQWLINVGHKDDVTEDGPLRELFGKAHQLYQSASLTFTVSGS
- a CDS encoding cyclic nucleotide-binding domain-containing protein, whose translation is MSRFSDHDLPDAANGSRGRPIWPSPQIAAMFEKHFSTSESHLLARHFKKTTFAAEEILWQEGDTVERRMFLLSSGYVKLSSRRPDYRMPIVHAVIGPLSVFGEESLFLREPSLYTAQCVSDIEALFMEPSAFDQLLYDQPRLANRFMQKLFSLSLHRQRATYQRMMAFF
- a CDS encoding TolC family protein, with product MIRHKSFIEARATSRPWLLAKGSISLLIVSFVLLALTLPAAAQPTTPETASWAIPQGDLTLKQAHAIARQNSPSQEQATARIEAAVAVLKQATSAWSPRLTARGSSFYHDGVQQLDWQPEVRAHDSFVQHSAAVELSWLVFDGFAREATILQSRYRIEQQQQLQIETTRLLLKAVSRAYYQAQMALEEMVVAQENRKFNRILEDESKKRWLAGAIPEAEMLNFSVRALQAESDFLSADERFKVACAALAELMGLNQGDTRLPQRAERDVLAEMPYDFATENAYAYEYRSDLQAIDRQLQALQQQDRTVKATFYPSVHLVGGSSWNKAEDQASTDQTEHDTYAGLNLNWDLFEGGQRTGQRREIDAQISQLKAQRRQMELEIQSQLRQSLDQAQAALAIFRKQQQTFELTYKIRSHTEQAYRAGVATLTRLNESQTDLVKASASVAQSRINYLLALEMVASTSGRILAE
- a CDS encoding efflux RND transporter periplasmic adaptor subunit, with the translated sequence MKALSIKHPILQLIFICLIAATASLCLAAQADFPAGHANAKSATQQILIQQVEPLQKTAERRYPGIIKASQQTQLAFRVGGPLVAIDVEPGETIRKGQRLMQVDPRDFKDRIAVLNAQLAAARSDLEHSKQDYDRAVTLFQQQVNAKADYDRAKSAYDRAVAMEQSLKAELQIACHQLEDTTLKAPYDGMVIEQKVENYEMIEPGQVVIAIQDIATLEVEIHLPENEIVKYPLAKNLPAEVRFTSAPDQRFTIYLKEWTARADEVTRTYTLTFRFTPPAGCQILPGMTADVYWTSPPEGYKTQLIIPTDAVFSTTGHDTYVWVYDDATSQVLKRAVELGSLTGKNQVQLLSGLDENEWIVMAGSDKLTEGMHVRAMAQQLERM
- a CDS encoding MBL fold metallo-hydrolase, giving the protein MDAAYRFYVGEFVCYTLCDGEHTYGQPADLLFPQAPASQLKRELYAQGITDARSWESWTSTYSCLLVQADDHNVLIDSGAGDFLPTAGRLIANLHTIGIEPEQIDDVLLSHAHPDHIGAAQCFTRARIILNREEWRFWTGNPQLPRLPIEFREQLLTMIVPKLHSLQDRVELISPCQQILPGIEALDAAGHTPGHMAFSIKSQGEELLYIGDAILHLIHINQPRWSARVDVVPQQAVKTRQKLLQYAAAAPATIFGFHFPFPGIRQIPRNDGRLQQS
- a CDS encoding EFR1 family ferrodoxin (N-terminal region resembles flavodoxins. C-terminal ferrodoxin region binds two 4Fe-4S clusters.); this encodes MVYFSPTGNTRHVTHAVADRCAQLGSNITLWDITSPAQRRENVDPAAFDAFVFGFPVHSLRAPRLVRQWLRTWQGDKKRCAMFFTYGGFSVHPAHYSTGRILEQQGFSVVASAQFPSAHTYNLGGWEALAHRPDSEDLQAARRYADAVYPRLLGTDTALPSAFEQGDYTTKQLDHFEDFRYRIVTQLPTRSGGECCLCRQCEKVCPAGVFAAEPGEVIGSGCLACLACVAVCPDQVLHINDTRATWQKKLRMGQTSASALNRQKAVFYL